A window of the Pantoea sp. Lij88 genome harbors these coding sequences:
- a CDS encoding cation-transporting P-type ATPase → MLNNDKQDKALALSDRPWYQRSVDEIFSDLQSSPAGLSTATAQERLQKQGPNALPQKAEKSALLKFIAHFKDVLIYILLAAAVITAIMGHWVDTFVIIGVAVINALIGFIQENNAEKSLKSIQNMLASEAMLVRDGRQVTVATRDIVVGDVVMLRPGDKIPADLRLFEVNNLRVEEAILTGESTVVSKNIDTLSGEKSLGDRLNLAFSGTTVSSGTAAGVVIASGGDTELGHINEMISGIKEAKTPLLVQIDKLGKAIFVIILLMMVALFIFGYLLRDIPLGELSLSVISLAVAAVPEGLPAIISIILSLGVQSMARTKAIIRKLPTVETLGAMSVICSDKTGTLTMNEMTVKAVVLAKSRWRVSGNSYEPKGEIVAEQGENPGVTAAQDPLFQQFLHAVDTCNESQLRQESQGFWTIVGGPTEGALKVLAAKGMTAPQPVDVVSKLPFDSLYKYMSVSCVANGESYVLLTGAPDVLLTLCQQQQTPDGVEPIDRAYWDAAISTYASEGLRTVAAAWKRTSAPVTVLDHSDLKSDMVLLGLACMMDPPRPEAIAAIDECQKAGIRVKMITGDHQETAMAIGQMLGIGNSQAAITGYQLEHMSDAELAEAAKTYDIFARTSPEHKLRLVKALEASGEIVGMTGDGVNDAPALKQANVGIAMGIKGTEVTKEAADMILADDNFATIAAAVKEGRRVYDNLKKTILFIMPTNLAQGLLIIIAILMGNMLPLTPVQILWMNMATSATLSFGLAFEPAEANAMRRPPRNVKAHVMDAYAIWRVVFVGLLISISAFVMEAWLQPRGYSIEFIRTVLLQMLVTAQWAYMLNCRNAEGFSLDRGLLKNRGIWLVTLVLVALQAIIIYVPLMNTLFGTRPLPAKYWLIALIVSVAIFMVVEIEKRLTRGWRVKTTSLR, encoded by the coding sequence ATGCTAAATAATGATAAGCAGGATAAAGCGTTAGCTTTATCTGACCGCCCCTGGTATCAGCGTAGTGTGGACGAAATATTTTCCGACCTGCAGAGTTCACCCGCAGGATTATCGACTGCCACCGCACAGGAACGTCTGCAGAAACAGGGTCCCAACGCGCTTCCGCAAAAAGCGGAAAAATCAGCACTCCTCAAATTCATCGCGCATTTTAAAGATGTGCTCATCTATATTCTGCTGGCGGCAGCGGTGATCACCGCGATCATGGGCCACTGGGTGGATACCTTTGTCATTATCGGCGTGGCTGTCATCAATGCCCTGATCGGCTTTATTCAGGAGAATAACGCCGAGAAATCGCTGAAAAGCATCCAGAACATGCTCGCCAGCGAAGCGATGCTGGTGCGGGATGGCAGGCAGGTCACGGTCGCAACGCGCGATATCGTGGTCGGCGACGTCGTGATGTTACGGCCAGGCGACAAAATTCCGGCTGACCTGCGACTGTTTGAAGTCAACAACCTGCGGGTGGAAGAGGCGATTCTCACCGGTGAATCGACGGTGGTGTCCAAGAATATCGACACCCTGAGCGGTGAAAAATCGCTGGGCGACCGTCTGAATCTCGCTTTCTCCGGCACGACCGTCAGCTCCGGCACTGCCGCAGGCGTCGTCATCGCCAGCGGCGGTGATACTGAACTGGGTCATATCAATGAAATGATCAGCGGTATAAAAGAGGCCAAAACCCCGCTGCTGGTGCAGATAGACAAACTCGGTAAAGCGATCTTTGTCATCATCCTGCTGATGATGGTTGCGTTATTTATCTTCGGCTATCTGCTGCGCGACATTCCCCTGGGTGAGCTGTCGCTGTCGGTCATCAGCCTGGCGGTTGCGGCTGTGCCGGAAGGTCTGCCCGCCATTATCTCGATCATCCTGTCGCTGGGCGTCCAGTCGATGGCGCGCACTAAAGCGATTATCCGCAAACTGCCGACGGTCGAAACCCTGGGCGCGATGTCCGTGATCTGCTCCGATAAAACCGGCACGCTCACCATGAATGAGATGACGGTGAAAGCGGTGGTACTGGCGAAAAGCCGCTGGCGCGTCAGCGGAAACAGCTACGAACCTAAAGGAGAGATTGTTGCGGAGCAGGGCGAAAATCCGGGCGTGACGGCTGCCCAGGATCCGCTGTTCCAGCAGTTCCTCCACGCGGTAGACACCTGTAATGAAAGCCAGCTGCGTCAGGAAAGTCAGGGGTTCTGGACGATTGTTGGCGGCCCGACGGAAGGTGCGCTGAAAGTGCTGGCGGCAAAAGGGATGACCGCCCCTCAGCCGGTCGACGTCGTGAGCAAGCTGCCGTTCGATTCTCTCTACAAATATATGTCGGTCAGCTGTGTGGCTAATGGCGAATCCTATGTGCTGCTCACCGGAGCGCCAGACGTCCTGCTGACACTCTGTCAGCAGCAGCAAACGCCGGACGGTGTCGAGCCTATCGACCGTGCCTACTGGGATGCTGCCATCAGCACCTATGCCAGCGAAGGGCTGCGCACCGTGGCCGCCGCCTGGAAGCGAACGTCTGCACCCGTTACCGTCCTGGACCACAGCGATCTGAAAAGTGACATGGTGCTGCTGGGCCTGGCCTGCATGATGGATCCGCCGCGTCCGGAGGCGATCGCCGCCATCGACGAGTGCCAGAAAGCGGGCATCCGCGTCAAAATGATCACCGGCGACCATCAGGAAACTGCGATGGCGATTGGTCAGATGCTGGGTATTGGTAACAGCCAGGCCGCTATTACCGGCTACCAGCTTGAACACATGAGCGACGCCGAACTTGCCGAGGCCGCCAAAACCTATGACATTTTTGCGCGCACCAGCCCGGAACATAAATTGCGTCTGGTGAAAGCGCTGGAAGCGAGCGGTGAGATCGTCGGCATGACTGGCGACGGCGTTAACGACGCACCGGCCCTGAAACAGGCTAACGTCGGCATTGCGATGGGGATTAAAGGCACTGAGGTGACCAAAGAGGCGGCCGATATGATTCTGGCCGATGATAACTTCGCCACCATTGCTGCGGCAGTGAAAGAGGGGCGTCGCGTCTACGACAACCTTAAGAAAACCATTCTGTTTATCATGCCGACGAACCTGGCGCAGGGTCTGTTGATTATTATCGCGATTCTGATGGGCAATATGCTGCCGTTGACCCCGGTCCAGATTCTGTGGATGAACATGGCAACCTCGGCCACGCTGTCGTTTGGTCTGGCGTTTGAGCCTGCTGAAGCGAATGCGATGCGCCGGCCACCGCGCAATGTGAAAGCGCACGTCATGGATGCTTACGCCATCTGGCGCGTGGTGTTCGTCGGTCTGCTGATTTCAATCAGCGCATTTGTGATGGAAGCCTGGCTGCAACCGCGTGGCTACAGCATCGAGTTTATCCGCACCGTGCTGCTGCAGATGCTGGTCACCGCACAGTGGGCTTACATGCTGAACTGCCGTAACGCTGAGGGCTTCTCGCTGGATCGCGGTCTGCTGAAAAATCGTGGAATCTGGCTGGTGACGCTGGTGCTGGTGGCCCTTCAGGCGATCATTATCTATGTCCCATTAATGAACACGCTGTTTGGCACCCGTCCTCTGCCAGCGAAGTACTGGCTGATTGCGCTGATTGTCAGTGTTGCCATTTTCATGGTGGTTGAGATCGAAAAACGCCTCACCCGCGGATGGCGGGTGAAGACGACCTCACTGCGTTAA
- a CDS encoding AI-2E family transporter, translating into MGLSWFTLWPPLARVLFILACLTIILTGLYLAAPLINQVLLATLLAIMLDPLITRLDKKRIPRIVSSLLVIMLMLLIMVVTTIKLTVLTPDLMQLSRQTPVLLAARLEQLTLAFARLDIGMTPDQLLTFVDAGAIVRIVTAFLTQIPGVISWWIMVFLMLLFMLYEMPLLKAALQQRVTGKHQAFYLALQEGIQSVIVYARVKTLTSILGGLIVGVGAHLIGLKFAFFWGVLMFIFNYVPVLGSFLAAIPPVIQSYIMFDLQVALAVAGFFVVLNLCLSSVIEPLLIGKRLNLALTTQLLAFLFWQALLGITGGILAIPLTYLIKKVLLASYPQQDPEAELTQ; encoded by the coding sequence ATGGGACTGAGCTGGTTTACTCTCTGGCCGCCACTGGCACGGGTGCTGTTTATCCTCGCCTGCCTGACCATTATTCTCACCGGCCTTTATCTGGCGGCACCGCTGATTAATCAGGTCCTGCTGGCGACGCTGCTGGCTATCATGCTTGACCCACTGATCACCCGGCTGGATAAAAAGCGGATACCGCGCATCGTCTCCTCCCTGCTGGTGATCATGCTGATGTTGCTGATCATGGTGGTCACAACCATCAAGTTAACCGTGCTGACACCTGATTTAATGCAGCTCAGCCGCCAGACGCCTGTGCTGCTGGCGGCACGGCTTGAACAGCTGACGCTGGCTTTTGCCCGGCTCGATATCGGTATGACGCCCGACCAGTTGCTCACCTTTGTCGATGCGGGCGCGATCGTGCGCATCGTCACGGCATTTCTGACGCAGATCCCTGGCGTCATCTCCTGGTGGATCATGGTGTTCCTGATGCTGCTGTTTATGCTCTATGAGATGCCGCTGCTGAAAGCGGCGCTGCAGCAGCGGGTCACGGGTAAACATCAGGCTTTTTATCTGGCGCTGCAGGAGGGCATTCAGAGCGTCATTGTTTATGCCAGAGTGAAAACGCTGACCAGTATTCTGGGGGGATTAATTGTGGGCGTGGGTGCTCATCTGATCGGACTGAAGTTTGCCTTTTTCTGGGGCGTGCTGATGTTCATCTTTAATTATGTGCCGGTGCTGGGCTCGTTTCTGGCCGCCATTCCGCCGGTTATTCAGAGTTACATCATGTTCGATTTGCAGGTCGCGCTGGCGGTAGCCGGATTCTTTGTGGTGCTGAACCTCTGCCTGAGTTCGGTAATCGAACCGCTGCTGATTGGTAAGCGACTGAACCTGGCGCTAACCACGCAGCTGCTGGCGTTTTTGTTCTGGCAGGCATTGCTGGGGATTACGGGCGGGATACTGGCCATTCCATTGACCTATCTGATTAAGAAGGTCCTGCTGGCGAGCTATCCGCAGCAGGACCCGGAGGCTGAATTAACGCAGTGA
- a CDS encoding TetR/AcrR family transcriptional regulator, which produces MVPSLKDSHFKERGRPRAFDTDAVLDSAMLVFRQKGYHATSIGDLGQAMQLTTGSIYKAFTDKQTLFATVFARYLSQRNGSLASRLAQCENGREQLEALLNFYVDSVRDVEGERGCLVAVSAVELQTLDEELAGAVSAALMRNLQNLQQIIRLGQQDGSVNPELDCDATASLLLCIVLGMRVAGKVAATRPDASIIPLALKVLD; this is translated from the coding sequence ATGGTGCCATCATTGAAAGACAGCCACTTTAAAGAGCGAGGACGACCACGGGCCTTTGATACCGATGCGGTCCTGGATAGCGCGATGCTGGTTTTCCGTCAAAAAGGCTATCACGCCACCTCGATCGGCGATCTGGGCCAGGCTATGCAACTCACAACCGGCAGCATCTATAAAGCCTTTACCGACAAGCAAACGCTGTTTGCGACGGTCTTTGCCCGCTATCTCTCACAGCGTAACGGCAGCTTGGCTTCACGGCTGGCGCAATGTGAAAATGGCCGCGAGCAACTGGAGGCGCTGCTGAATTTTTATGTGGATTCAGTGCGCGATGTTGAAGGAGAACGCGGCTGCCTGGTCGCAGTCAGCGCCGTGGAGTTGCAGACGCTGGATGAAGAGCTGGCCGGGGCGGTCAGCGCTGCGCTCATGCGAAATCTGCAGAATCTGCAGCAGATTATCAGGCTGGGCCAGCAGGATGGTTCGGTCAATCCGGAGCTGGATTGTGACGCCACTGCCTCACTGCTGCTCTGCATCGTGCTGGGAATGCGTGTGGCCGGTAAGGTTGCGGCTACCCGGCCCGATGCCAGCATCATCCCCCTGGCCCTGAAAGTGCTCGACTAA
- a CDS encoding alpha/beta hydrolase: MQPHLRYQHHFTHIGSQRLHYLSAGNEHAEVVVLLAGFPQSSYAWRDVIPRLASRFHVIAPDLPGQGDSDFPASGYDTGNVAASIVALLHSLGIERFHLVGHDIGAWVAWSLAARHPEKVIRLALLDGGIPGITLPEMLPMVGNNAWKTWHFGFHCVDDLPEALVTGRESIYLDWFFNRKAANPHCIDAAARREYLRVFQQPGALRAGLAFYRAFAQSAEQNRQCALKGKLALPLLAVSADQGSIPDMATPLRAVARQVISETIPDCGHFIPDEQPEKLAEILAEFFTRPLNKSGITPSVNQAN, from the coding sequence ATGCAGCCACATTTACGCTACCAGCACCACTTTACGCATATTGGCTCACAGCGACTGCACTACCTTAGCGCAGGCAATGAACACGCAGAGGTCGTGGTGCTGCTCGCGGGTTTCCCCCAGAGCAGTTACGCATGGCGGGACGTTATTCCCCGCCTGGCCAGCCGCTTTCATGTCATCGCACCTGACCTGCCGGGGCAGGGCGACTCAGACTTTCCAGCCAGTGGTTACGATACAGGGAACGTGGCAGCAAGCATTGTAGCGCTGCTGCACTCGCTGGGTATCGAACGCTTTCATCTGGTCGGGCATGACATCGGGGCATGGGTCGCCTGGTCACTGGCAGCGCGTCATCCCGAAAAGGTCATCAGACTCGCCTTGCTGGATGGCGGTATCCCCGGTATCACGCTGCCTGAAATGCTGCCGATGGTGGGAAATAACGCCTGGAAAACCTGGCACTTCGGCTTTCACTGTGTGGATGATTTACCGGAAGCACTGGTCACCGGCAGAGAGTCAATCTACCTCGACTGGTTTTTTAACCGTAAGGCAGCCAATCCCCATTGCATTGATGCGGCGGCACGTCGTGAATATCTGCGCGTTTTTCAGCAGCCTGGCGCCCTGCGCGCCGGACTGGCTTTTTACCGCGCTTTCGCGCAGTCGGCAGAGCAGAATCGCCAGTGTGCGCTGAAAGGCAAACTGGCCTTACCGCTGCTGGCCGTCAGCGCCGACCAGGGATCCATTCCCGATATGGCCACCCCGTTACGCGCCGTAGCGCGGCAGGTAATCAGCGAAACTATTCCAGACTGCGGCCATTTTATTCCCGATGAACAACCGGAGAAATTAGCGGAAATACTCGCAGAATTCTTTACCCGGCCACTCAATAAAAGCGGAATAACGCCCTCTGTAAATCAGGCAAATTAA
- a CDS encoding M20 family metallopeptidase, whose translation MNQEKARLAGEIKARVNELESQLVAIRRDIHAHPELGFDTLRTASLVTDYLRALGLQPRTGVGRSGVVVDIDGAEPGKTLLLRADMDALPIHEQTGLPFASRYPGKMHACGHDIHTATMLGVASILPHYRQQLKGRVRLIFQPAEETPESGAEAMIADGVAEGIDWAVTLHNKPELAAGEVALTRGASTASSDEFDVTVHGVSTHAARPHMGTDPILATVHLISQLQTIISRERDPAHSAVLTIGHIQGGTTHNIIPDSCLFQGTIRTKSPEVRAAMEASFKRMCDGVALAQNVRVEVNFQRGVPPLMNDDRLIDSLEEILSHQFDQPIIAQPSASFGAEDFSLFTERVPGCQIHIGSGTPGRDDHLHNSDYQPDERSIAAGTQALTRLAIDLLS comes from the coding sequence ATGAATCAGGAAAAAGCACGACTGGCCGGGGAAATAAAAGCCAGAGTTAATGAACTTGAATCGCAGTTAGTGGCGATTCGACGTGATATCCATGCGCATCCGGAATTAGGTTTTGATACGCTGCGCACCGCCAGTCTGGTCACTGACTACCTGCGGGCGCTGGGACTTCAGCCGCGCACTGGCGTTGGCCGCAGCGGTGTTGTGGTCGATATCGATGGCGCAGAGCCGGGCAAAACGCTGCTGTTACGCGCTGACATGGACGCGCTGCCGATCCATGAGCAGACCGGTTTACCCTTTGCCAGCCGCTATCCCGGAAAAATGCACGCCTGTGGTCACGATATTCACACGGCGACAATGCTGGGTGTGGCAAGCATCCTGCCGCACTACCGTCAGCAGCTCAAAGGCCGCGTCCGGCTGATCTTCCAGCCTGCGGAAGAGACGCCAGAAAGTGGCGCGGAGGCGATGATCGCCGACGGCGTGGCAGAGGGCATCGACTGGGCTGTCACCCTGCACAACAAGCCTGAACTGGCGGCGGGCGAAGTCGCCCTGACGCGCGGCGCCAGTACGGCGTCCAGCGATGAATTCGATGTGACGGTGCACGGTGTATCGACCCACGCGGCGCGTCCGCACATGGGCACCGATCCGATACTCGCCACCGTCCATCTCATCAGCCAGCTGCAGACCATCATCTCGCGTGAACGCGATCCCGCGCATTCTGCCGTGTTGACCATCGGTCACATTCAGGGCGGCACCACACACAATATTATTCCCGACAGCTGCCTGTTTCAGGGCACCATCCGGACGAAATCGCCGGAAGTACGCGCCGCCATGGAAGCATCGTTCAAACGGATGTGTGACGGCGTGGCGCTGGCGCAGAACGTACGCGTGGAGGTTAACTTCCAGCGTGGTGTGCCGCCTTTAATGAATGACGATCGCCTGATTGATTCGCTGGAAGAGATTCTGTCGCACCAGTTTGATCAGCCCATCATCGCGCAGCCCAGCGCCAGCTTTGGTGCCGAAGATTTTTCACTGTTTACGGAACGGGTACCGGGCTGCCAGATCCATATTGGATCGGGGACGCCGGGCCGTGACGATCATCTGCATAACTCCGACTATCAGCCGGATGAACGCAGCATTGCCGCCGGGACGCAGGCGCTGACCCGCCTTGCAATTGACTTACTCTCTTAA
- a CDS encoding transporter substrate-binding domain-containing protein, protein MMMRNRLFTASLTVALLATSAFSQAKDFGTLKFATEAAYPPFNQTTPSGKIVGYEPDMVAELAKRAGFKYEIIAQKWSGMIPGLIDGKYDAVVDAVTVTPKRAEAIDFTRQYTVSVSSFVTAKKSPLATLPGSGTVVTADDDAGMKKAIDDLKTTFKGKTIAVQVATIQADFLQKYLGDVATIRTYQAGPETFADLMNGRVDAVMASRTNLNAFVKKHSDAISSSGYGFSGGVLGAGSAIGLRKGNSELQQVLNQALDSMIKDGTLSKLSMKWFGEDVAPKA, encoded by the coding sequence ATGATGATGCGCAACCGCCTGTTCACGGCTTCTCTGACCGTGGCGCTGCTCGCCACTTCCGCATTCAGCCAGGCGAAAGATTTCGGCACCCTGAAGTTTGCCACCGAAGCCGCTTATCCTCCGTTTAACCAGACCACGCCGAGCGGCAAAATCGTCGGCTATGAACCGGATATGGTGGCGGAACTGGCAAAACGTGCAGGTTTTAAATATGAAATCATCGCGCAGAAATGGTCAGGCATGATCCCAGGGCTGATCGACGGGAAATATGATGCGGTGGTTGATGCGGTGACCGTGACGCCAAAACGTGCGGAAGCGATCGACTTTACCCGTCAGTACACCGTCAGCGTCTCCAGCTTCGTGACCGCCAAGAAAAGCCCGCTGGCCACGCTGCCAGGCAGCGGCACGGTGGTGACAGCGGATGACGACGCCGGCATGAAAAAAGCGATCGACGATCTGAAAACCACCTTCAAAGGCAAAACCATTGCGGTGCAGGTCGCCACTATCCAGGCTGACTTCCTGCAGAAATACCTGGGCGATGTCGCCACCATCCGTACCTATCAGGCCGGTCCTGAAACCTTCGCTGACCTGATGAATGGCCGCGTTGATGCCGTCATGGCGTCACGCACCAACCTCAACGCTTTTGTGAAAAAACATAGCGATGCGATCAGCAGCAGCGGCTACGGCTTCTCGGGTGGCGTGCTGGGCGCAGGATCGGCGATTGGTCTGCGCAAAGGTAATAGCGAACTGCAGCAGGTGCTGAACCAGGCGCTGGACTCCATGATCAAAGACGGCACGCTGAGCAAACTGTCGATGAAATGGTTTGGCGAAGATGTTGCGCCAAAAGCGTAA
- a CDS encoding ABC transporter permease subunit (The N-terminal region of this protein, as described by TIGR01726, is a three transmembrane segment that identifies a subfamily of ABC transporter permease subunits, which specificities that include histidine, arginine, glutamine, glutamate, L-cystine (sic), the opines (in Agrobacterium) octopine and nopaline, etc.) — protein sequence MLMNIDLQILGFGDEGWGGVLLNAAAVTVSVSLCAWLLGAMLGSVLCWMQIAGSRWQQRLAAGYITLFRGVPELLVIYLFYFGGRQVVSTVGTALGFQGPFDVNGFVAGAIAIGLISGAYQSGVFRGAFYAIPGGTLEAATVTGMGRLMMFRRIIVPQALRTALPGMGNQWQSVIKESALVSVTGLVETMNQVSTAANSTQMSFFFYSVGAVIYLIITTCSDMVFRYVEKFAMRGQQRVKG from the coding sequence ATGCTGATGAACATTGACTTGCAGATACTGGGTTTCGGGGATGAGGGCTGGGGTGGCGTGTTGCTTAACGCCGCCGCTGTCACCGTCAGCGTGTCGCTCTGCGCCTGGCTGCTCGGGGCGATGCTGGGCAGCGTGCTCTGCTGGATGCAGATCGCCGGTTCACGCTGGCAGCAGCGTCTGGCGGCAGGTTACATCACGCTGTTTCGCGGCGTGCCGGAACTGCTGGTGATCTACCTCTTCTACTTCGGTGGACGCCAGGTCGTTTCCACCGTGGGTACCGCGCTGGGCTTTCAGGGACCGTTCGATGTGAACGGTTTTGTCGCGGGCGCGATTGCCATCGGGCTGATCTCCGGCGCCTATCAGAGCGGTGTGTTTCGCGGCGCGTTTTACGCCATTCCGGGCGGGACGCTGGAAGCCGCGACCGTCACCGGCATGGGGCGGCTGATGATGTTTCGCCGCATCATCGTGCCGCAGGCGTTACGCACCGCGCTGCCGGGCATGGGCAACCAGTGGCAATCGGTGATCAAAGAGTCGGCGCTGGTCTCGGTGACCGGGCTGGTGGAAACCATGAACCAGGTCTCTACCGCCGCTAACTCCACCCAGATGTCCTTTTTCTTCTACAGCGTGGGTGCGGTGATCTACCTGATTATTACGACCTGTTCCGATATGGTTTTCCGCTACGTGGAAAAGTTTGCGATGCGCGGTCAACAGCGCGTGAAGGGATAA
- a CDS encoding ABC transporter permease subunit (The N-terminal region of this protein, as described by TIGR01726, is a three transmembrane segment that identifies a subfamily of ABC transporter permease subunits, which specificities that include histidine, arginine, glutamine, glutamate, L-cystine (sic), the opines (in Agrobacterium) octopine and nopaline, etc.), whose translation MDMMFLKQTLLALLKGLPLTVNLALLSLLGGGVLALLLNLLRMTRVGSLFCRFYVWLFRGTPLLIQIFMVYYGLGSLPAVRDSLFWPLLRDPYWCGLLALILNDAAYTSEILRGGLRAVSQQSLEAAKVSGMSSYKIFTRITLPIAIRQALPAYSNEIISMIKATSLVSTISLMEMTGIADSIVSSTFRALEVFLSAAVIYLILTMLVSKGVSMLERRLSPYYFGARS comes from the coding sequence GTGGATATGATGTTTTTAAAGCAGACGCTGCTGGCGCTGCTGAAAGGATTGCCGCTGACCGTTAACCTGGCGCTGCTCTCGCTGCTGGGTGGCGGCGTGCTGGCGCTGCTGCTTAATCTGCTGCGCATGACGCGCGTCGGCAGTCTCTTCTGCCGTTTCTACGTCTGGCTGTTTCGCGGTACGCCGCTGTTGATCCAGATTTTTATGGTTTATTACGGCCTCGGCAGTTTACCGGCGGTGCGCGACAGTCTGTTCTGGCCGCTGCTGCGCGATCCCTACTGGTGCGGCTTGCTGGCGCTGATCCTCAATGATGCGGCTTACACCTCGGAGATCCTGCGCGGCGGACTGCGCGCGGTGAGTCAGCAGTCGCTGGAGGCTGCAAAAGTCTCGGGTATGTCGTCATATAAGATCTTCACCCGGATCACCTTACCGATTGCGATTCGACAGGCGCTACCGGCCTACAGCAATGAAATCATCTCGATGATCAAAGCGACGTCGCTGGTCAGTACTATCAGCCTGATGGAGATGACCGGCATTGCTGACTCGATTGTCTCTTCCACCTTCCGGGCGCTGGAGGTGTTCCTCAGTGCGGCGGTGATCTACCTGATACTCACCATGCTGGTCAGCAAAGGCGTATCAATGCTGGAACGACGCTTATCACCTTACTATTTTGGAGCACGCTCATGA
- a CDS encoding ATP-binding cassette domain-containing protein, which translates to MTAPTIMLSHLRKSYAGHEVLHDISLTAQDGDVISLIGASGSGKSTLLRCIPFLEVPQAGEIAVGDVTVTLDNAEEKLSREQRRRIKLMRMQLGFVFQSFNLWPHKTVMQNIIEAPVHVQKRSHKEAIEEAEALLHKVGLYAKRDAWPSQLSGGQQQRVAIARALAQQPKAILFDEPTSALDPELVGEVLRVIRSLAEEGRTMIIVTHEMGFARDVSNKAVFLHQGMIEESGSPEQVFLDPISPRCRAFVNSHFERNAG; encoded by the coding sequence ATGACCGCCCCAACCATCATGCTGAGTCATCTCAGAAAGAGTTATGCGGGACACGAAGTGCTGCACGACATCAGCCTGACCGCGCAGGATGGCGATGTGATTTCGCTGATTGGTGCCAGCGGGTCGGGCAAGAGTACGCTGTTACGCTGCATTCCGTTTCTGGAAGTGCCGCAGGCGGGCGAAATCGCGGTCGGCGACGTTACCGTCACGCTGGATAACGCCGAGGAGAAACTGAGCCGCGAGCAGCGTCGCCGCATCAAGCTGATGCGGATGCAGCTCGGCTTTGTGTTTCAGAGCTTCAACCTGTGGCCGCATAAAACGGTCATGCAGAACATCATCGAAGCGCCGGTCCATGTGCAGAAACGCAGCCATAAAGAGGCGATTGAAGAAGCCGAAGCGCTGCTGCACAAAGTGGGACTCTATGCAAAACGCGACGCCTGGCCATCGCAGCTTTCCGGCGGCCAGCAGCAGCGTGTGGCGATTGCAAGGGCGCTGGCGCAGCAGCCGAAAGCGATCCTGTTTGACGAGCCGACCTCCGCGCTGGATCCGGAGCTGGTGGGCGAAGTGTTACGGGTGATCCGGAGCCTGGCGGAAGAGGGACGCACCATGATTATCGTGACGCATGAAATGGGCTTTGCGCGAGACGTGTCGAACAAAGCGGTGTTTCTGCATCAGGGCATGATTGAGGAGTCGGGTTCGCCGGAACAGGTGTTCCTCGATCCGATCTCGCCACGCTGCCGCGCCTTTGTGAACAGCCACTTTGAACGTAATGCAGGTTAG
- a CDS encoding glutathione S-transferase translates to MKIYDWYDGPYPARVRIALAEKGMLSQVEFIPVNLWTGEHKKPEFLAINYSGTLPVLALNDGTLIAECTAITQYLDVLDDNPVLTGVTPVEKGVIHMMTKRAEIEFLDAVSVYFHHATSGLGPEVELYQNAEWGEKMREKAIRGMHYFDGVLRSQPYVAGNTFSMADIAVTGGMIFSALVNLAVPDECTALKAWYSDIQCRPSYQQWQALVEAGRPVFNP, encoded by the coding sequence ATGAAAATCTATGACTGGTATGATGGTCCTTATCCTGCACGGGTCAGAATTGCCCTGGCGGAAAAAGGAATGCTTTCTCAGGTCGAATTTATCCCGGTAAATCTGTGGACAGGTGAGCATAAAAAGCCTGAATTTTTAGCCATCAATTACTCAGGTACCCTGCCGGTATTAGCGCTGAATGATGGAACGCTGATCGCAGAGTGCACCGCGATTACGCAATATCTGGACGTGCTGGATGACAACCCTGTTCTGACTGGCGTTACGCCGGTAGAAAAAGGCGTTATCCATATGATGACCAAACGGGCTGAGATCGAATTTCTTGATGCGGTCAGCGTCTATTTCCACCATGCCACCTCAGGACTGGGGCCAGAAGTTGAGCTTTATCAGAATGCGGAATGGGGTGAGAAAATGCGCGAAAAGGCCATCCGGGGCATGCACTACTTCGACGGCGTTTTACGCTCGCAGCCGTATGTCGCGGGCAATACGTTTTCGATGGCCGATATTGCCGTAACAGGCGGAATGATCTTCTCGGCTCTGGTGAACCTTGCTGTGCCAGACGAATGCACAGCTCTGAAAGCGTGGTATTCAGACATCCAGTGCCGTCCCAGCTATCAGCAGTGGCAGGCACTGGTTGAAGCGGGCCGCCCGGTGTTTAATCCTTAA